In Anopheles arabiensis isolate DONGOLA chromosome 2, AaraD3, whole genome shotgun sequence, the genomic window GGAATGAGTAAAGCGGAAGATAAAAATACGGAACAACTGGCAGACCATAATGTAACACTAGTAATAACTGACATAGTTGAAATGAAACAAGGGGCTGTTAAGCAGCCTGTAAAAGATTGGAGAGATCCGCTATATCGCAAGAATCAGCTTGCAAATACACCAACATATTTGCGGCCAAATGTTAAGGAAGTTTTTATGTCAATGCAAACTCGTGTAAAACGAGAGCTGCAAAATATAGCTACTGAAACTCACACGAAAACAGAAGATGGTGACGAAAATTTACCTGTGCCcgaaaaacaatcaatgaaTACGCAGCCCATAATTCGAAAAGAAGCATGGGTAAAACCAGCACAGATGCATCTAGAGTTTCAatcaaaaaaagtaaaagaagaaatcgattccgacgctGAAGAATCAATATTAATCCAAGAGGGCATAAAGTCACGTGCTCCAAAAGTAAACTTTATCACACAACAAAGAAAAAGTGGTTTCACGCCATCAGACACTCTGGAAAGAACGAATGATAAGTTGATACAAGAGTTGTATAAGAAACCACAGAGAAGTCTGAACTATGAACATCCATGGACATATGATTCATTTATGGCCACATCTCAATCTCCGATGTATCCTCAAATTCACAACAAGTACGATTCATTTCATCGTGACATGATTAACCGCATGCATCCTCCAGCACCGCATCACTTTGACCATTACTACGAGCGTCGGCATGACGTAGAATACGATTCGTATTTCCCTCGATACAAATTTccttattattactattatccGGATATGCGTTATGACGTTCCGTTGCACTATAGAGATAGGAACAATCTTTACCCAACTGAACAGTTGACACGCGCCATTCCTTCATATAACAGACCTTTGCCAACCACCGTGGTTCCGCCAACAATGCGTAATCGTCGTATAATATATTTCGCAACATTGCCGGAAATAGTCCGTAAACATCCAAAAGAGAACATCATGAACGATCGTTTATATCAAGGAGATCGATATAGTACTTATACTATGAAATATTTCTATCCCTCGAGCGCCTACAAATATCCTCGGcctgcaaaaaaagcaaacaaagatGATAAGTACGTCAGTTCGAAGCCAATAAAAATTGTACGTGAGGCAGATGTCATTGAAAATAGACAATCTTCAATAAGAGATCTACAGAAAATTAATCTAGAGCTACAACCAAAAACATCGGCTAACTTTCGAGGATGAATGAATGCATCGTTCGACGCAAGAACATCTTTGCTCGGAATGAGGCGATTTTCATGATGATAATTTTATTATGCGTGGATCGTTCTTcgtaattaattttatgtatGTAGTATGTTATTTTTCTGATAATAAGCGCAACTACGTGCAGTAATTTAGTTCATTTtttctgtgtattttttttttcaaataagtTTTAACGGTATGTTCTGAATTACAAACTATATTATCTGAAACTTAAACACTTTGCAAATTACAGTTCACAAATATGAAATTGCAACATGTGCGTcgaatttcttttaaaaaaagttaagAAAGGAACCCGTAAGCTTTTATCGTTCATGTTTTTCATAAGTTTAACAGTCGCTGTTAGCGACACTTGGTTGCATTTGGTACAGTAACATAAtttcatatatatttttttagaaaatgttCATATTAATGGTTCATAGTTTCAGcaaccttcttcttttttggcgcAACAATTATTATCGGTCAAGGTTTGCCTGTATGTCTGAGAGCTGCATatctcgggaacagactgtaattCATTGAAGAacccctttttttaattatcgaaattttaaattttgcacATATTATAGTTAGTTGGGTTTCGGTGTGGTTTTCTTGCGTGTGCCTTATTAATTATGTCAATCCTTTGCAATCGTCGTTGGCGAAAAATGTACGATAATTATCAAacatcgcgaaagaatttcACGCTTTTATGTACGTGTCCACGTACTTCGGAATCATTGGATCATTAGTTTTCAACAATAATGATGAAGTTTGAACATTAATTTGATAACGTGGGAGAGGTGGGCAAAATACAAAACGGAACATgctattttctgttttttttttacacgtggcaattatgttttgctttcgtcATTTACTTAATTCCCATTTAGTTTCCGAAATCTTACGATAGCGATTGGCGTTTATTcgttaattattttttcctcAATGCTATTATTacgtgtttgattttgtttggtGGGGCGTGTCGCTTGTGAAGAGGATACTATAAAGTTTGCTCTTGATCCCAGTACGCCTTTTACGCCGCTACAAGTGAGCTGATCTGCAGATTGTCAAAAGACTTTCGGAATGTTGGTTATGTGCAATGCCAATTAattaaattcgaaaaatttcacaaatgcTTAACAAACACATGCTAATTGAACGAATGCATGTATTACAGGGGGTTCCAAGCTACTTTCGAATGAAAACATTGTTTTACATCGCGTGCAAGAagttacaggggtttccaagtcattttcgaatgtaaacattgtttttcaccgcgtgcaaaatgttattccacatcaatctgatatttaaattccatcaaaataatttttaatttctacagcatgattttcaatacgactcaagctggattgagtttggcagttctttgttatgtgttgaaaatcatttgttgaaacttaaatttcatattgcaacaaataaaacattaaatagctgttgaaaaacatactGGATGCGGTAaagaacaatgtttacattcgaaactgacttggaaaaccttGTAATATTTTAAACCAGATATATAGATCATAAGTCAAACGGTCACTTTTTCTTTGTCTTAAAAACTGGTTTTGCACAAGCAAGACATTAGGTTAATTTGTGCGTTCTAAGCAAGAGTTGTTCTTAAAATaatgacaaaataaaatagggaaaaataaacataagaACAAGGGAACTAATAAtagataaaatgaaaaataaaataaatatcttagtttcaatcGTTCAACCAATCCATAGGATAGCGctagaggtgtcaaataaatTTAggccaaacaaataaatttagtTAACCagaaaacataaacttttATGTTCTATGTGATACTCATCAGAAATATACGTAACAtgcaaaggaagaaaaaagcgtAACAAAACTTGCAAAACCATATTTTGCCATGTTCGTGTTTAACATCGAGCATtcgatttaaaatattaaaatttaatcacAACTTTTGGAGCATTATGTTTTAGCCACCGTGGCGAAGGCACCACTGCACAGCATTTATTGTCTGCAAGAAAGACATGAAGGGCGTAAATGTGACTTTTCTAACAACATTCACGTGCTTGATACCGTGGTGTCATTatgaggggagggggggggggtgtagagcaattcttattttatttttatgtacgCAATCGAAAAGTAGCAATTGtacatgaaaaaataaaaaaaaatgcaaaatttgaACCATTGATTATCATGGGAGTAGGGGCTACGCGTAAAATGTTTGAACCTTTATAATCACAAATCTCTTCTCTATAATAAAATTCTAGTAAATGCTGATCAGCGCGTTGCTTTCTAGCGGCTGTTTGGATACTTTTTACTCAGTAAATCAAAGTTCAACCAGTAACTGCAGACTTTTTATATGCgatttttaattacatttacatttaattaTATAGTGATAAATTATATTGCGTGATTTTTCgagatagtcaatccttgcttaGGGCGGCGATAGTACCGCAGGACCCGtctattaaaaaaatccactGGGCTGGATAGTCCCCTGACTGAGACTGATAGTGGTACTATTTTTGGAGACGAATTAAAAAGGCAACAGAATCAGGACCCGGAAAGGGGTCTGTTCCAGGACCGATTTCATTTCAAGGACCAGTATGGGTGTGAGATCACTTCCAGTAACGATAGGTATATGTAACAAGATTTGAAAGGGATCAGTTTTATGACCAGTATAGGTAAAGTGGAAGTTCTGGTATGAGTTTAGAAACAATTTCAGGGCCGGTACAGATTGGAGAACAGTGCCAGGACCGGTAAAGGATCAAGATCAATTCCAGGTCCGGCATGGGATCGGGATCAATTCCACGCCGGCATGGTGTCAGAATCAATTCCAGGGCCAGAGAATGCATAACCTCATGACTAAGGTGGCTCTCTGGCACCAATcgaaagagaaacaaacacgactctgttcgataggtgctctgtcagctgttcgatgccgtatagacctgtcatgatgaaCTGCAATACGCCTATCTTTTCATCttaaaaatgaatcattttcatagtttaaatgaatatccatcTACAGCGGGGAGATTTAATATATAATTAACTAGTAATTCAcatcaataataatataaaaatgttCTCGAGATACTTGGTTAATGCGTTGCGAAGGCATCCGCATTATATGAATATCTG contains:
- the LOC120897343 gene encoding uncharacterized protein LOC120897343, which produces MDMTEWKCFVIIGLVLINYHVGMSKAEDKNTEQLADHNVTLVITDIVEMKQGAVKQPVKDWRDPLYRKNQLANTPTYLRPNVKEVFMSMQTRVKRELQNIATETHTKTEDGDENLPVPEKQSMNTQPIIRKEAWVKPAQMHLEFQSKKVKEEIDSDAEESILIQEGIKSRAPKVNFITQQRKSGFTPSDTLERTNDKLIQELYKKPQRSLNYEHPWTYDSFMATSQSPMYPQIHNKYDSFHRDMINRMHPPAPHHFDHYYERRHDVEYDSYFPRYKFPYYYYYPDMRYDVPLHYRDRNNLYPTEQLTRAIPSYNRPLPTTVVPPTMRNRRIIYFATLPEIVRKHPKENIMNDRLYQGDRYSTYTMKYFYPSSAYKYPRPAKKANKDDKYVSSKPIKIVREADVIENRQSSIRDLQKINLELQPKTSANFRG